In the Bradyrhizobium guangzhouense genome, one interval contains:
- a CDS encoding glutamate--cysteine ligase gives MARDQIDMTPLQSRDELVAWFEAGCKDPSEFRMGTEHEKTPFTLEGHRPVPYEGARGIGALLDGMKLLLGWEPIMEKGNIIGLYDVTGGGAISLEPGGQFELSGAPVENVHQTQSELMAHLAQVREIATPLGIGFLGLGMTPSWSRADIPVMPKGRYKIMTNYMPKVGQYGLDMMYRTCTVQTNLDFSSEADMVKKLRVSLALQPVATALFANSPFTEGKPNGFLSFRSEIWRDTDNARSGMMPWAFEDGMGFERYVDYALDVPMYFVKRGDEYIDVSGSSFRAFFDGRNNNLPGERPTLSDWANHLSTIFPEVRLKRYLEMRGSDGGPWGRLPALPAFWVGLLYDDVSLDAAWDMVKHWTAHERQALRDDVPRFGFKARIKDRYLFEIAKECLVLAHAGLRRRGRIDAIGRDETRHLEPLDRIIDSGRTPAEEMLEKFNGAWNGSVEPAYAEYAF, from the coding sequence ATGGCGCGAGACCAGATCGATATGACGCCGCTGCAATCGCGCGACGAGCTCGTGGCGTGGTTCGAGGCCGGCTGCAAGGACCCGTCCGAATTCCGCATGGGCACCGAGCACGAGAAGACGCCGTTCACGCTCGAAGGTCACCGTCCGGTGCCGTACGAAGGCGCACGCGGCATCGGTGCGCTGCTTGACGGCATGAAGCTCCTGCTCGGCTGGGAGCCGATCATGGAGAAGGGCAACATCATCGGTCTCTATGACGTTACCGGAGGCGGGGCGATCTCGCTCGAGCCCGGCGGGCAGTTCGAGCTGTCAGGCGCGCCGGTCGAGAACGTGCACCAGACCCAGAGCGAGCTGATGGCGCATCTGGCGCAGGTGCGCGAGATCGCGACCCCGCTCGGCATCGGCTTCCTCGGCCTCGGCATGACGCCGTCCTGGTCGCGCGCCGACATCCCTGTGATGCCCAAGGGCCGCTACAAGATCATGACCAACTACATGCCGAAGGTCGGGCAATACGGCCTCGATATGATGTACCGGACCTGCACGGTGCAGACCAATCTCGACTTCTCCTCCGAAGCCGACATGGTCAAGAAGCTGCGCGTCTCGCTGGCGCTGCAGCCGGTCGCGACCGCCCTGTTCGCCAATTCGCCGTTCACCGAAGGCAAGCCGAACGGCTTCCTGTCGTTCCGTTCCGAGATCTGGCGTGACACCGACAATGCGCGGTCAGGCATGATGCCGTGGGCGTTCGAGGACGGCATGGGTTTCGAGCGCTATGTCGACTACGCGCTCGACGTGCCCATGTACTTCGTCAAGCGCGGCGACGAATATATCGACGTGTCGGGCTCCTCGTTCCGCGCTTTCTTCGACGGCCGCAACAACAATCTCCCCGGCGAGCGTCCGACATTGTCGGACTGGGCCAATCATCTCTCGACGATCTTTCCCGAGGTGCGGCTGAAGCGTTATCTCGAGATGCGCGGCTCCGACGGCGGCCCCTGGGGCCGGCTGCCGGCACTGCCGGCGTTCTGGGTGGGGCTGCTTTATGACGATGTGTCGCTCGATGCGGCCTGGGACATGGTGAAACACTGGACCGCACATGAGCGCCAGGCGCTGCGTGACGATGTGCCGCGCTTCGGCTTCAAGGCCCGGATCAAGGACCGTTATCTGTTCGAGATCGCCAAGGAATGCCTCGTATTGGCACATGCGGGCCTGCGTCGCCGCGGCCGCATCGACGCCATCGGCCGCGACGAAACCCGGCATCTGGAGCCGCTGGATCGCATCATCGATTCTGGCCGGACACCGGCCGAGGAGATGCTCGAGAAGTTCAACGGCGCCTGGAACGGCTCGGTGGAACCGGCCTACGCGGAATACGCGTTCTAG
- a CDS encoding MarR family winged helix-turn-helix transcriptional regulator, with amino-acid sequence MKRKPSTEATSAWIRLMRVQSRVLDCVEQDLKKAGYPPLAWYDALLELSRAPSGELRPVELERQMLIPQYSTSRLIDRLVDEGLASRRECKIDKRGQFVEITEAGRELQKRMWGAYSAAIEKYVGSKLSDADAVKLSGLLDRLGCSCGEMKLPPVVNVNETTPSR; translated from the coding sequence ATGAAACGCAAACCATCAACCGAGGCCACCAGTGCCTGGATCCGCCTGATGCGGGTGCAGAGCCGCGTGCTCGACTGCGTGGAGCAGGACCTGAAGAAGGCCGGCTACCCGCCACTGGCATGGTACGACGCGCTGCTGGAATTGTCGCGCGCGCCGAGCGGCGAATTACGGCCGGTGGAACTCGAGCGGCAGATGCTGATCCCGCAATACTCCACCTCGCGGCTGATCGACCGCCTGGTCGACGAGGGGCTCGCCTCCCGGCGTGAATGCAAGATCGACAAGCGCGGCCAGTTCGTCGAGATCACGGAGGCCGGCCGCGAGTTGCAGAAGCGGATGTGGGGCGCCTACTCGGCTGCGATCGAGAAATATGTCGGCTCGAAACTCTCCGATGCCGATGCCGTCAAGCTCAGCGGTCTGCTCGACCGGCTGGGGTGCTCGTGCGGCGAGATGAAGCTGCCGCCCGTCGTCAACGTCAACGAAACCACGCCGTCGCGATGA
- the gstA gene encoding glutathione transferase GstA: MKLYYSPGACSLSPHIALLEADLPYELVKVDLRAKKLENGEDYLKVNPKGQVPALGLDNGEIVTEGPVIVQMIADKAPAKALAPARDSSERYKLLEWLNFLTSEVHKSFGPMFAPALNDEAKAFFKDRVMGKLKHIDSQLAGCDYLMGKQFSVADGYLFTMLTWGDRMKFDLSAMPNLTAYKARVAARPKVQEALTKEGLAQAK, translated from the coding sequence ATGAAACTGTATTACTCGCCCGGCGCCTGCTCGCTGTCCCCCCATATCGCGCTTCTGGAGGCCGACCTGCCCTATGAGCTGGTCAAGGTCGATCTCCGGGCCAAGAAGCTCGAAAACGGTGAAGACTATCTGAAGGTCAATCCGAAGGGTCAGGTCCCCGCGCTGGGCCTCGATAACGGTGAGATCGTGACCGAAGGCCCGGTCATTGTCCAGATGATCGCCGACAAGGCCCCGGCCAAGGCGCTGGCACCCGCGCGCGACAGTTCCGAACGCTACAAGCTGCTCGAATGGCTGAACTTCCTCACCTCCGAGGTGCACAAGAGCTTCGGCCCGATGTTCGCGCCGGCGCTGAACGACGAGGCCAAGGCCTTCTTTAAAGACCGTGTCATGGGCAAGCTGAAGCACATCGACAGCCAGCTCGCCGGCTGCGACTACCTCATGGGCAAGCAGTTCTCGGTCGCCGACGGCTACCTCTTCACCATGCTGACCTGGGGTGACCGGATGAAGTTCGACCTCTCGGCGATGCCGAACCTGACCGCCTACAAGGCCCGCGTCGCGGCCCGGCCGAAGGTGCAGGAAGCGCTGACGAAGGAAGGGCTGGCGCAGGCGAAGTAA
- a CDS encoding FAD-dependent oxidoreductase — protein sequence MAYKNFRVETDADGIALVTWDIPGRSMNVLDETSTSELDAIVKATTADAAVKGVVITSAKEAFCAGADLSMLEGMNQAYAKVFKEQGETAANQMLFEQSRRFSQVLRSIETSGKPWAAAINGLALGGGFEITLCCHYRVAAENPKTRLGLPEVKVGLFPGAGGTQRVPRLVPPQDAMTILLKGDPVTVEKAKALNLIHAIVPAADLIKAAKEWIKGGCKAVAPWDEKGFKLPGGPVFSKAGMMMFPAGNAIYRRETYDNYPAARAIMSCVYEGLQLPIDAALRVESRYFTSVLRSKEAAAMIRSLFLSMQELNKGARRPKDVPATKVKKIAVIGAGFMGASVGYVSARAGLDVVLIDRDQESADKGKAHAQKVIEDQIKKGRAKPDDAEKLLARITPTADYAALKDVDLVIEAVFEDRKVKAETFAKAQEYLKPDVIFASNTSTLPITSLAESFKDQGKFVGIHFFSPVEKMMLVEIIKGKNTGDVALATALDYVRQIGKTPIVVNDSRGFFANRCVGRYVAEGNEMFLEGVPPAMIENCAKMAGMPVGPLSLSDEVALDLGLKIMKATEADLGPNAINPDQKKLMVEMVEKQGRLGRKNKKGFYDYPEGKGSKSLWPGLSALQPKQLDPDTLDVEELKQRFLVVQAVEAARTVEDHVITDPREADVGSILGFGFAPFTGGTLSYIDFMGPKKFVELCHKLEAKYGSRFTPPKLLEEMAAKGETFYGRFAPKKAAA from the coding sequence ATGGCTTACAAGAACTTTAGGGTTGAGACCGACGCTGACGGCATCGCGCTGGTCACCTGGGACATTCCGGGTCGTTCGATGAACGTGCTCGACGAGACCTCGACCAGCGAACTCGATGCGATCGTCAAGGCAACCACGGCCGACGCCGCCGTGAAGGGCGTCGTCATCACCTCCGCCAAGGAAGCCTTCTGCGCCGGCGCTGACCTGTCCATGCTCGAGGGCATGAACCAGGCCTACGCCAAGGTCTTCAAGGAGCAGGGCGAGACCGCCGCGAACCAGATGCTGTTCGAGCAGAGCCGCCGCTTCTCGCAGGTGCTGCGCTCGATCGAAACGTCAGGCAAGCCGTGGGCCGCGGCGATCAACGGCCTCGCGCTCGGCGGCGGCTTTGAGATCACGCTGTGCTGCCACTACCGCGTGGCCGCAGAGAATCCCAAGACGCGTCTCGGCCTGCCCGAGGTCAAGGTCGGCCTGTTCCCCGGCGCCGGCGGCACGCAGCGCGTGCCGCGCCTGGTGCCGCCGCAGGATGCGATGACGATCCTGCTCAAGGGCGATCCGGTCACCGTCGAGAAGGCGAAGGCGTTGAACCTCATTCACGCCATCGTTCCGGCTGCTGACCTCATCAAGGCCGCGAAGGAGTGGATCAAGGGCGGCTGCAAGGCGGTCGCGCCCTGGGACGAGAAGGGTTTCAAGCTGCCCGGCGGCCCGGTGTTCTCCAAGGCCGGCATGATGATGTTCCCGGCCGGCAATGCCATCTATCGCCGCGAGACCTACGACAACTATCCGGCCGCGCGCGCGATCATGAGCTGCGTCTATGAAGGCTTGCAGTTGCCGATCGACGCGGCACTCCGCGTCGAGTCGCGCTACTTCACCTCGGTGCTGCGCTCGAAGGAAGCGGCGGCGATGATCCGCAGCCTGTTCCTGTCGATGCAGGAGCTGAACAAGGGCGCGCGCCGTCCGAAGGACGTGCCCGCGACCAAGGTGAAGAAGATCGCGGTGATCGGCGCCGGCTTCATGGGCGCGAGCGTCGGTTACGTCTCGGCCCGTGCCGGCCTCGACGTCGTCCTGATCGATCGCGACCAGGAGAGCGCGGACAAGGGCAAGGCCCATGCGCAGAAGGTGATCGAGGATCAGATCAAGAAGGGCCGCGCCAAGCCTGATGATGCCGAGAAGCTGCTCGCGCGCATCACGCCGACCGCGGACTATGCTGCGCTGAAGGACGTCGACCTCGTCATCGAGGCCGTGTTCGAGGACCGCAAGGTCAAGGCGGAGACGTTTGCCAAGGCGCAGGAGTATCTCAAGCCCGACGTGATCTTCGCCTCGAACACCTCGACGCTGCCGATCACTTCGCTGGCCGAGAGCTTCAAGGACCAGGGCAAGTTCGTCGGTATCCACTTCTTCTCGCCGGTCGAGAAGATGATGCTGGTCGAGATCATCAAGGGCAAGAACACCGGCGATGTCGCGCTCGCGACCGCGCTGGATTATGTCCGCCAGATCGGCAAGACGCCGATCGTTGTGAACGATAGCCGCGGCTTCTTCGCCAACCGCTGCGTCGGCCGCTACGTCGCCGAGGGCAACGAGATGTTCCTCGAAGGCGTGCCGCCGGCGATGATCGAGAACTGCGCCAAGATGGCCGGCATGCCGGTCGGCCCGCTCTCGCTCTCGGACGAGGTCGCGCTCGACCTCGGCCTCAAGATCATGAAGGCGACCGAAGCCGATCTCGGCCCCAACGCCATCAATCCCGATCAGAAGAAGCTGATGGTCGAGATGGTCGAGAAGCAGGGCCGCCTCGGCCGTAAGAACAAGAAGGGCTTCTACGACTATCCCGAGGGCAAGGGCTCGAAGAGCCTGTGGCCGGGCCTCTCGGCGCTGCAGCCGAAGCAGCTCGATCCTGATACGCTCGACGTCGAGGAATTGAAGCAGCGCTTCCTCGTGGTGCAGGCCGTGGAAGCCGCACGCACGGTCGAGGATCACGTCATCACCGATCCGCGTGAAGCGGATGTCGGCTCGATCCTCGGCTTCGGCTTCGCGCCATTCACCGGCGGCACGCTGTCCTACATCGACTTCATGGGACCCAAGAAGTTCGTCGAGCTCTGCCACAAGCTCGAGGCGAAGTACGGCTCGCGCTTCACGCCGCCGAAGCTGCTGGAAGAGATGGCGGCAAAGGGCGAGACCTTCTACGGCCGTTTCGCGCCGAAGAAAGCCGCGGCCTGA
- a CDS encoding acetyl-CoA C-acetyltransferase, with translation MPEAFIYDHVRTPRGRGKADGALHEVTALALATVPLKALKDRNNLPEDSVDDVVLGVVDPVGEAGSDIARFAALKAGLGEAVPGVQISRFCASGLDAVNFAAAQVMSGQHDLVIGGGAESMSRVGIGASGGAWPMDPSMAVPAYFMPQGVSADLIATKYGFSRDDVDAYAVQSQQRAGKAWDEGRFNKSVVPVKDINGLTILAKDEHMRPSTTMQSLAQLQPSFTMMAQMGGFDGVAVQSHPEIERVNYVHHAGNSSGIVDGAGAVLLGSKEAGAKYGMKPRAKIRAFANIGSEPAMMLTGPVDVTEKLFARSGMKKSDIDLFELNEAFASVVLRYIQAFDIDNAKINVNGGAIALGHPLGATGAMILGTVLDELERTNKSTALVTLCIGGGMGTATIIERV, from the coding sequence ATGCCTGAGGCATTCATCTACGATCACGTTCGCACCCCGCGCGGCCGCGGCAAGGCGGACGGCGCGCTGCACGAAGTCACGGCGCTGGCGCTCGCCACCGTGCCGCTGAAGGCGCTGAAGGATCGCAACAACCTTCCGGAAGATTCCGTCGACGACGTCGTGCTCGGCGTGGTCGATCCGGTCGGCGAGGCCGGCTCCGACATCGCGCGCTTTGCCGCGCTGAAGGCCGGTCTCGGCGAAGCCGTCCCCGGCGTGCAGATCAGCCGCTTCTGTGCTTCCGGCCTCGATGCCGTGAACTTTGCTGCAGCCCAGGTCATGAGCGGCCAGCATGATCTGGTGATCGGCGGCGGCGCCGAATCCATGAGCCGCGTCGGCATCGGCGCCTCGGGCGGTGCCTGGCCGATGGACCCGTCGATGGCGGTGCCGGCTTATTTCATGCCGCAGGGCGTCTCGGCCGATCTGATTGCCACCAAATACGGCTTCTCGCGCGACGACGTCGACGCCTATGCCGTGCAGAGCCAGCAGCGCGCCGGCAAGGCCTGGGACGAGGGTCGCTTCAACAAGTCGGTGGTGCCGGTGAAGGACATCAACGGCCTCACAATCCTCGCCAAGGACGAGCATATGCGTCCCTCGACGACGATGCAGTCGCTGGCGCAGCTGCAGCCGTCGTTCACGATGATGGCGCAGATGGGCGGCTTCGACGGCGTCGCAGTGCAGTCGCATCCCGAGATCGAGCGCGTCAACTACGTGCACCACGCCGGCAATTCCTCGGGCATCGTCGACGGCGCCGGCGCCGTACTGCTCGGCAGCAAGGAAGCGGGCGCCAAGTACGGCATGAAGCCGCGCGCCAAAATCCGTGCGTTCGCGAACATCGGGTCGGAGCCGGCGATGATGCTGACCGGCCCGGTCGACGTCACCGAAAAGCTGTTCGCGCGCTCGGGCATGAAGAAGTCCGACATCGATCTGTTCGAGCTCAACGAGGCGTTTGCCTCGGTCGTGCTGCGCTACATCCAGGCCTTCGACATCGACAACGCCAAGATCAATGTCAATGGCGGTGCCATCGCACTCGGTCATCCGCTCGGCGCCACCGGCGCGATGATCCTGGGCACCGTGCTCGACGAGCTCGAGCGCACCAACAAGTCCACCGCCCTGGTCACGCTGTGCATCGGCGGCGGCATGGGCACCGCGACCATCATCGAGCGCGTCTAA
- a CDS encoding acyl-CoA dehydrogenase C-terminal domain-containing protein produces MPIYKAPVEDVNFLLNDVFQIDRYDNLAGFSDASSDVREAILGEAAKLAEEVLQPLNRVGDLEGCKRADDGSVTTPKGFKDAFKQVAEGGWLGLSAPTEFGGQGLPVTLSQAVNEFQISANMAFSMYGGLTMGATAALIVHGSPEQKQTYVPKMVAGEWTGTMNLTEPHCGTDLGMLRTKAVRQADGSFKITGTKIFISAGEHDLASNIIHLVLARIEGAPAGIKGVSLFVVPKFLVNPDGSVGARNGVVCGSIEHKMGIHGNSTCVMNYDNATGWLIGEENKGMQGMFVMMNEARLGVAVQGLAQSEVAYQNAVAYARERMQGRSLTGVKAPDKPADPIIVHPDVRRTLLSIRAFNEAARAFVMWTALKSDVAHRSEDPKDRQAADDHMGLMTPVLKGFLTDYGFANAVQAQQMYGGHGYIAEQGMEQFVRDARIAMIYEGANGIQALDLVGRKLPRDGGRAIMAFFGEVMAFAKENGGDEALKPFIAPLSTSLGHLQQATTWLMQNAMMKPDNAGAAATDYLHLFGFVALGYMWAKMAKVTNAKIAESGATPYLSTKLVTGRFFMERMLPETAANLARIQSGCATIMELPAEAF; encoded by the coding sequence ATGCCGATCTACAAAGCCCCCGTCGAAGACGTGAACTTCCTGCTCAACGACGTCTTCCAGATCGACCGCTACGACAATCTCGCCGGCTTCTCCGATGCCTCGAGCGACGTGCGCGAGGCGATTCTGGGCGAAGCCGCCAAGCTCGCCGAAGAGGTGCTGCAGCCGCTCAATCGCGTCGGCGATCTCGAAGGCTGCAAGCGCGCGGACGACGGCAGCGTCACCACCCCGAAGGGTTTCAAGGACGCCTTCAAGCAGGTGGCGGAGGGCGGCTGGCTCGGCCTGTCGGCGCCGACCGAGTTCGGCGGCCAGGGCCTGCCGGTGACGCTCAGCCAGGCGGTCAACGAATTCCAGATCTCCGCCAACATGGCGTTCTCGATGTATGGCGGCCTCACCATGGGCGCGACCGCCGCCCTGATCGTTCATGGCTCGCCGGAGCAGAAGCAGACCTACGTTCCGAAGATGGTCGCCGGCGAATGGACCGGCACCATGAACCTGACCGAGCCGCATTGCGGCACCGACCTCGGCATGCTCCGCACCAAGGCGGTGCGCCAGGCCGACGGCAGCTTCAAGATCACGGGCACCAAGATCTTCATCTCGGCCGGCGAGCATGACCTCGCCTCCAACATCATCCACCTCGTGCTCGCCCGCATCGAGGGCGCGCCCGCCGGCATCAAGGGCGTGTCGCTGTTCGTGGTGCCCAAGTTCCTCGTGAATCCGGATGGCTCAGTCGGTGCCCGCAACGGCGTCGTCTGCGGCTCGATCGAGCACAAGATGGGCATCCACGGCAACTCGACCTGCGTGATGAACTACGACAATGCCACCGGCTGGCTGATCGGCGAAGAGAACAAGGGCATGCAGGGCATGTTCGTGATGATGAACGAGGCCCGCCTCGGCGTCGCCGTGCAGGGCCTCGCGCAGTCCGAGGTCGCCTACCAGAACGCGGTCGCCTATGCGCGCGAGCGCATGCAGGGCCGCTCGCTCACCGGCGTGAAGGCGCCGGACAAGCCGGCCGACCCGATCATCGTGCATCCCGACGTGCGCCGCACGCTGCTCTCGATCCGCGCCTTCAACGAGGCCGCGCGCGCCTTCGTGATGTGGACCGCGCTGAAGAGCGACGTCGCCCATCGCTCCGAGGACCCGAAGGACCGTCAGGCCGCCGACGATCACATGGGCCTGATGACGCCGGTGCTGAAGGGCTTCCTCACCGACTATGGTTTCGCCAATGCGGTGCAGGCGCAGCAGATGTATGGCGGCCACGGCTACATCGCCGAGCAGGGCATGGAGCAGTTCGTGCGCGATGCCCGCATCGCCATGATCTATGAAGGCGCCAACGGCATCCAGGCGCTCGATCTCGTCGGCCGCAAGCTTCCGCGCGACGGTGGCCGCGCCATCATGGCCTTCTTCGGCGAGGTCATGGCCTTCGCCAAGGAGAATGGCGGCGACGAGGCGCTCAAGCCCTTCATCGCGCCGCTCTCGACCTCGCTCGGCCATCTCCAGCAGGCCACCACCTGGCTGATGCAGAACGCGATGATGAAGCCTGACAATGCGGGCGCCGCCGCAACCGATTACCTGCATCTCTTCGGCTTCGTTGCGCTCGGATACATGTGGGCCAAGATGGCGAAGGTGACGAACGCCAAGATTGCCGAGAGCGGCGCGACGCCCTATCTCTCGACCAAGCTCGTCACCGGCCGCTTCTTCATGGAGCGGATGTTGCCGGAGACCGCGGCCAATCTCGCGCGCATCCAGTCCGGCTGCGCCACCATCATGGAATTGCCGGCGGAAGCGTTCTGA
- a CDS encoding nuclear transport factor 2 family protein has product MTGLDSWYAYMTSHDTKALWELLHPDAVFESPVVHTPQRGRDITFKYLASAEKVLGGPGFSYVGEWKSADGAVLEFKTMIDGIEINGVDIITFDGEGRITHFKVMVRPLKAINMLHRLMAEQLAAQS; this is encoded by the coding sequence ATGACCGGCCTCGACTCCTGGTACGCCTACATGACGTCCCACGACACCAAGGCGTTGTGGGAGCTGCTGCATCCCGACGCCGTGTTCGAGAGCCCGGTCGTGCACACCCCGCAGCGCGGACGCGACATCACCTTCAAATATCTCGCCAGTGCCGAGAAGGTGCTCGGCGGTCCCGGCTTCAGCTATGTCGGCGAGTGGAAGAGCGCTGACGGCGCCGTGCTCGAATTCAAGACCATGATCGACGGCATCGAGATCAACGGCGTCGACATCATCACCTTCGATGGCGAGGGACGCATCACCCATTTCAAGGTGATGGTGCGTCCGCTCAAGGCCATCAACATGCTGCATCGCCTGATGGCGGAGCAGCTCGCCGCCCAATCCTAA
- a CDS encoding PadR family transcriptional regulator, whose translation MALGDAILACLTERPMTGYELAKTFDSSIGFFWKADHQQIYRELSKLRDRGYIQGREVVQTGKPNKLIYTLTPEGRTALRHWAARPSTPPSIKDDLLVRLHALDSIDIDPIRTDLMDRLEHHRDRHENYERILKKRFPDGTASDVLDLGNLLLLRLGARHEQMVADFCEEALEALSAMSGKGTVVPLEDGKREKG comes from the coding sequence ATGGCGCTGGGCGACGCGATCCTCGCATGCCTGACGGAACGTCCGATGACGGGCTACGAGCTCGCCAAGACGTTCGATTCCTCGATCGGCTTCTTCTGGAAGGCCGACCACCAGCAAATCTACCGCGAGCTCTCCAAGCTGCGCGACCGCGGCTACATTCAGGGCCGCGAGGTCGTGCAGACAGGCAAGCCCAATAAGCTGATTTATACGCTGACTCCGGAAGGCCGAACAGCGCTGCGGCACTGGGCCGCGCGGCCGAGCACGCCGCCCTCGATCAAGGACGATCTGCTGGTCCGGCTGCATGCGCTCGACAGCATCGACATCGACCCGATCCGCACCGATCTGATGGACCGGCTGGAGCACCACCGCGACCGGCACGAGAACTACGAGAGGATCCTGAAGAAGCGTTTTCCCGATGGCACCGCGTCCGATGTGCTCGACCTCGGCAATCTCCTGCTGCTGCGCCTCGGCGCGCGGCACGAGCAGATGGTGGCCGACTTCTGCGAGGAGGCGCTCGAGGCGCTGTCGGCGATGTCAGGCAAGGGCACGGTGGTGCCGCTGGAGGACGGCAAGCGGGAGAAGGGCTGA